From the genome of Scytonema hofmannii PCC 7110, one region includes:
- a CDS encoding NACHT domain-containing protein: MRWDEARGIKRDEFYQNLSLVQKIKLLSRIAVSTFAQGDYFFSESRIQQLIGDYLSHLPQAPTDVDALQLDSTAVLKSIEAQHGLLVEQARGIYSFSHLTFHEYFTAREIIATSNPQTLQEFATHFNEKSWQEVFLLVAEMLHSADDLWLLIKQQIQILATSNEKLQQFLKWINQKASAISRVQRRCHAIASYHPASVRSFYFTLGLPPNHSLAGNQSFTLLLDNRLASTLVIDLALDLALTYVLTVSLAMTADIFFQRLSALKLSLDLEHLLGQNSLLQTSLQNLKNQLPDSIEERETIKAWWLANGETWTEELRNLAISQRDIGYNWQFTENELELLQQYWDANKLLFDCLNSSDRVNAKMRQSIEESLFT; this comes from the coding sequence GTGCGGTGGGATGAAGCCAGAGGTATTAAACGCGATGAATTTTATCAAAATCTATCTTTAGTACAGAAAATCAAGTTACTCAGTCGTATAGCAGTAAGTACTTTTGCTCAAGGCGATTATTTTTTTTCAGAAAGTCGAATTCAGCAACTCATTGGTGATTACCTCAGCCATTTACCACAAGCACCGACTGATGTAGACGCTTTGCAACTAGATAGTACAGCAGTGTTGAAATCAATAGAAGCACAGCACGGACTCTTAGTGGAACAAGCAAGAGGAATTTATTCTTTTTCCCACTTAACTTTTCATGAATATTTTACAGCCAGAGAAATTATAGCAACATCCAATCCTCAAACATTGCAAGAATTTGCCACTCATTTCAATGAAAAGTCTTGGCAAGAAGTTTTTTTGCTAGTTGCGGAAATGCTACACTCTGCTGATGATTTGTGGTTATTGATCAAACAACAAATTCAGATCCTCGCCACTTCAAATGAAAAATTACAGCAATTTCTGAAATGGATAAATCAAAAGGCAAGTGCGATAAGCCGGGTACAGCGGCGCTGCCATGCGATCGCATCTTATCACCCAGCCAGCGTGCGTTCCTTCTACTTCACCCTTGGTCTTCCTCCGAACCATTCTCTAGCGGGAAACCAAAGTTTTACTCTATTGTTAGATAACAGACTTGCATCGACACTTGTTATCGATTTAGCTTTGGATTTAGCTTTGACTTATGTCTTAACAGTCAGTTTAGCCATGACTGCGGACATTTTCTTTCAAAGACTGTCTGCACTCAAACTATCTCTCGATTTGGAACACTTATTAGGGCAAAATTCTTTATTACAAACATCATTACAAAACCTAAAAAACCAGTTACCCGATTCCATAGAAGAGAGGGAAACTATCAAAGCATGGTGGTTGGCAAATGGAGAAACGTGGACTGAAGAATTGCGAAATTTAGCCATCAGTCAGCGTGATATTGGCTACAATTGGCAGTTCACAGAGAATGAGTTGGAATTACTACAGCAGTACTGGGATGCCAACAAATTGCTCTTTGATTGCCTGAATAGTAGCGATCGCGTAAATGCTAAAATGCGACAATCGATTGAGGAAAGCTTGTTCACCTGA